The following proteins come from a genomic window of Montipora capricornis isolate CH-2021 chromosome 9, ASM3666992v2, whole genome shotgun sequence:
- the LOC138015513 gene encoding uncharacterized protein, producing MAATISSLPDECLENIVSFVDDPFTFGSIALTCKRFLRMTENDRRVMHTNLLKSKAEYYIKLWTAHSRRRLVNRDHRYEDIDDIDDIHELLHECATLTSSKNAVTYDKVMAVWERNGPVAAKLFTWVRDFKCTVYNSLSCEKRNITLHLPKCKKSMIINANLDRESTWRCTPSLTINCGDLCVKSNSGSFSDASGPLDNFIHWTKEEVERATVPMKSVIKLLQGELGETIPPLTPYFFLWLCHFFPDKSDLLDDNRLRFKDASRNMKPTRTSVDMAIADYNKELRFEDSLQEMFRKWKSVMLQRNTKMLESEQLLQKIPKKIEETIRLLSLRSEAKVLERLKEHHRRFSSIANYCDSLQDLDNKVFFDLLSRTSLEKSSTYKSHNVIPIKHFENLVMYRCIGGKYMVVWGAIHGDGGHSWEKIELEFTLPDENLVLRVESQFDLHILSPVTYLLQKGINHLSLTGQGYSPTISNFHTAVYFLKALDFTVASHIAFHHWDKPAPRYTLSDDHEWSNDEYEWLTDESM from the coding sequence ATGGCGGCGACCATCTCATCCTTACCGGACGAGTGTCTTGAAAACATTGTTTCATTTGTTGATGATCCGTTTACTTTTGGCAGCATCGCTCTGACCTGCAAGCGATTTCTTCGAATGACCGAAAACGATAGAAGAGTCATGCATACGAACCTCCTGAAGTCAAAAGCCGAATATTACATCAAATTATGGACCGCTCACAGTCGAAGACGTCTCGTTAATCGTGACCACCGATATGAGGACATCGACGACATTGACGACATTCATGAACTTCTTCATGAATGTGCGACTCTCACTTCCTCAAAAAACGCAGTTACCTATGATAAAGTAATGGCTGTTTGGGAAAGAAATGGGCCAGTAGCAGCTAAACTCTTTACATGGGTAAGAGATTTCAAATGTACTGTTTACAACTCCCTCTCTTGTGAAAAGCGAAATATTACGCTGCATTTACCGAAATGTAAAAAGAGCATGATAATCAATGCTAATTTGGACAGAGAAAGTACTTGGAGATGTACTCCAAGTCTTACAATAAATTGTGGAGATTTGTGTGTTAAGTCTAATAGTGGAAGCTTTTCTGACGCATCAGGTCCACTCGACAATTTTATCCACTGGACAAAGGAAGAAGTTGAAAGAGCTACGGTGCCAATGAAATCAGTAATTAAGCTTCTCCAAGGAGAGCTAGGGGAAACCATTCCTCCCCTAACACCATATTTCTTTCTCTGGCTTTGTCACTTCTTTCCAGACAAGTCAGATTTGCTTGATGACAATAGACTTCGTTTTAAAGATGCTTCGCGAAACATGAAGCCCACCCGTACTTCTGTCGACATGGCGATAGCCGACTACAACAAGGAATTGCGATTCGAAGACTCCCTTCAGGAGATGTTTAGAAAATGGAAATCCGTCATGTTGCAGCGCAACACAAAAATGCTCGAGAGTGAACAATTACTGCAAAAAATACCAAAGAAGATTGAAGAAACCATCCGTTTGTTATCTCTGAGGTCAGAGGCTAAAGTTCTTGAACGGTTGAAAGAACATCATAGAAGGTTTTCCAGCATTGCAAACTATTGCGACTCCTTACAGGACCTGGATAATAAAGTTTTCTTTGACTTATTATCGAGAACATCACTAGAAAAGAGTTCTACTTACAAGTCGCATAACGTGATTCCTATCAAGCACTTTGAGAACCTAGTCATGTACAGGTGTATTGGGGGCAAATATATGGTGGTCTGGGGGGCAATTCATGGAGATGGTGGGCACAGCTGGGAGAAAATAGAACTCGAATTCACCCTTCCAGATGAAAACTTGGTGTTAAGGGTGGAGTCACAATTTGACCTTCACATTCTGAGCCCAGTTACTTACCTTCTTCAAAAAGGTATAAATCATTTATCTTTGACAGGCCAGGGATACTCCCCAACGATTTCTAATTTCCATACAGCTGTTTATTTCTTAAAGGCCTTGGACTTTACCGTTGCATCTCACATAGCATTTCATCATTGGGATAAGCCTGCCCCAAGATATACTCTGTCTGATGATCATGAATGGAGCAACGATGAATATGAATGGCTCACCGACGAATCCATGTAG